Part of the Clostridium sporogenes genome, CTCCCAATCCTAAATGATCCTCTGTAATATTGGTTATTACACCTACATCCGCTAAATCGTAAGGTAAACCTGCTTTGATTAATCCACCTCTTGCTAGTTCTAAAACAGCTACTTCTATCTCTTTATTGGTTAATATAGTCCTAGCACTATAATATCCGGTAGTATCTCCTTTATCTATACACTTATTATTTATATAGATGCCACCAGTGGTTGTCATTCCTACCTTTTTACCTGAAAGACTTAAAGTATGAGCTATTAATCTAGTAGTTGTAGTTTTCCCATTAGTTCCTGTGATAGATATAATAGGTATGGTCCCATTATCTTCTTTAAACATCATATCTACTATAGCCCTTGCTACATTTCTACTTTCTCCTTTATAAGGATATTGATGCATTCTTATACCAGGTGCTGCATTTACTTCCATTATACCTTCATTATCATTAAGTGGCTGGCTTATATCACTACAGCATATATCTATTCCACATATGTTTAATCCTATAGCTTTAGCAACTCTCTCACAAACTTCTTTTGTTTCATTGCATATTAAATCAGTACAATCTATAGCTACTCCTCCAGTAGATAAATTGGCATTATGCCTTAGTTCCAATTTATATCCCTTAGGAAGTATATACCCTAAAGCATATCCTTCTTTATTTATATTATTTTTAAGGTCTTTATCTATCTTTACTTTAGTTAATGGTTTTTCATGTCCATAGCCTCTTCTTTCATCCCTATTCAATTCCTTTATCAATTCATAAATACTATCTTTACCATTCCCTATTATGTATGGTGGGATTCGTTGCGCTACAGCCACAACCTTTCCATCTACAACGCATGCCCTGTAATCTTTACCATTGATATATTTCTCTATCATTATATCCTGGAATTTTTTATTTATTATGCTGTAAGCATTTACTAGATCCTTTTGGTTTTTTATATTTACTACTACACCCTTACCCTGGTTGCCGAAACGTGGTTTTAAAACTACTGGATAGCCTAGTTTTTCTGCTTTAAATAATAAATCAATGTAATTTTTCACTTTATATCCTTCAGCAACAGGTATACACTGATCTATCAATATATTTTTAGATAGTAATTTGTCACAAGCTATATCTACAGATACAGCACTAGTGCTATTACATATGGTTGCCTCTATAGTTTTTCCCTTTATGCCATATCCCAATTGAAACATACTATCTTCCCCTATTTTTGTAACAGGAATATTTCTCTTTTTAGCTTCTTGTATTATGGCTGAAGTGCTAGGTCCAAGCTCCTCTGCCTTTAATAAGCATATTAATTCTTTTGTTTTAATTTTCATATTATATTTTTTCCCATTGATTATATTATTAATTAAATTTACGGCTATTTTTCCACACTCAATAGCCATATTTTTATATTTATATTGATAAATTATATAATATTTTTCTTCTTGTATTTCTCTTGCTTTACCGTAACTTACATCTATACCAACTCTATTTTGTAATGCTATTATTATGTGTTCACATATATGAGATAAGTAAGTTCCTTCATAAAGTCTTTCTACAAAACCACCTTTTCTACCTACACAACAGCAATGCTCTCTTAATTCTGGAACATAATTCAAAAGAGTCTTGTTAAAGCCTTCTATTTCTTTACTAGATATATTACTATATCCTTCTAAATCTACATTCATTCTTATACATTTTTTATGAGAATAAATATTTCGTCCCTCAAATACTCTTATATCTTCTATTTTCATGTTGTAATATTTCCTCCTCTTTTCCAAAAACATCTATGCTTTGTTATATAGGTCTTCTATAATTCAAATCAAACTTATCTCTATTTTTAAGCACATGTAATTTAACATCAAATATAGATAGTATTTCGTCTGGGTATTGTTCTGAAACATTTGTACCACTTATCTCTGTTCCATCTATTATATATACTGCTCCAGAGCCAATTACTTTAAACTGTCCCCCTGGATTAACAATAATAGCTGTGTCCTCGTCTATACCTATTCCTAACCATTGAGGATTTTCTGCAATACCAGTTAAAAGTCTTCCTATTCTTCCTCTTTGAGCAAAATGTTGATCTATTATTACTCCTTTTATAAGTGATAATCCTGGTGCCATTTTTAATGTACACTTTCTTGGTGATTCATCATCTAGTCCAGAAACTATCATAGTATCACTCATGACTGAGGCTCCTGCTGAGGTTCCCACAAACATACAGCCTTCTTTATAGGCTCTTTCTAATGCTCTGTAAAGAGGTGTTCCTCCTAATAAACTTGTTATTCTTAATTGGTCTCCTCCAGTAAAGAATATAAGAGATGCATTCTTAATTAAATTTATATTTCCTTCATAATGAGTATCTTTTCTATTGTTTATATTTAATGTTTTTACATTTTTTACACCTAAATTTTTAAATATATTTGTGTACTCTTCTCCTAGTTCCTCTGGAAGTTCAGATGCTACAGTAGCTATTAATAGCTCTTCTTTATCTTTATCTATTTTTTTGCATACTTCTTTTAATATATCTTTGCCGTCTTTTTTATCTTCAGCTCCTCCTATGATTATGAGGTTACCTTGTATTTTTTTTTGCAAAATACATACCCCTTCCTTTTATATATATTTTTTATTTTTTCCATATAAACTATTTTTATGCACAAAAATACCCTATATAACAATACTTATAATATTATTGTCATATAGAGCTTTTTTATTTATATATAAAAAATAAACACTAAATTTATCTTATAAAATAAAAACTCAATCCAAATTAAGTTTTACCTTATAAATAATTATATAATAGCTTTACCAGGTATTATTAATTTTTGTCCTGGTTTTATAACATCCGGATTATCAATTTCATTAATTAATACTAAATTATCTACTGTAGTATAATATCTTTTGGCTATCTTCCAAAGAGTATCCCCTTGTTGTACTACATATATTGTTATGCTAGATTTTTTTTCAGGAACTTCTTCTTCCATTGGCTCCACATTTACTAAAAATTCTTTGTGTGATGTATAATTAACTCTTGAATATACTTCTATTAAAGCTTTTATAGCTACAGTATTAGCTTCTATATTAGCTTCTATATCTTCTAATACTACCTTTGTCATGCATTGCATATCTATTTTAGTTCCTGGTATGTCTACAGCACAACTAAAAGGCATATCTTCTTTTAAAGTATAAATATACTTCTCATCCTCTGTAGTTTTATACATAACTTCTGCATTTAAAACTCCTTCTATAACTACCTTATCTTCTACTATTTTTTTGTCTGTTATATATGCCTTCCCTTCTGTCATTATTATCTCTCTTATACTAGGCATATCAGATGTTATTTCTATATTTTCTTTGACTATGCATTCATTTTTAGAATGGCCTTGCATAACATTTAATTCA contains:
- the cphA gene encoding cyanophycin synthetase — encoded protein: MKIEDIRVFEGRNIYSHKKCIRMNVDLEGYSNISSKEIEGFNKTLLNYVPELREHCCCVGRKGGFVERLYEGTYLSHICEHIIIALQNRVGIDVSYGKAREIQEEKYYIIYQYKYKNMAIECGKIAVNLINNIINGKKYNMKIKTKELICLLKAEELGPSTSAIIQEAKKRNIPVTKIGEDSMFQLGYGIKGKTIEATICNSTSAVSVDIACDKLLSKNILIDQCIPVAEGYKVKNYIDLLFKAEKLGYPVVLKPRFGNQGKGVVVNIKNQKDLVNAYSIINKKFQDIMIEKYINGKDYRACVVDGKVVAVAQRIPPYIIGNGKDSIYELIKELNRDERRGYGHEKPLTKVKIDKDLKNNINKEGYALGYILPKGYKLELRHNANLSTGGVAIDCTDLICNETKEVCERVAKAIGLNICGIDICCSDISQPLNDNEGIMEVNAAPGIRMHQYPYKGESRNVARAIVDMMFKEDNGTIPIISITGTNGKTTTTRLIAHTLSLSGKKVGMTTTGGIYINNKCIDKGDTTGYYSARTILTNKEIEVAVLELARGGLIKAGLPYDLADVGVITNITEDHLGLGGINTLEDMAYVKSLVGEAVKKDGYVVINADDKASLNIIDRMTSKIILFTKNKNNPIVSKYLNNKNLIVYLEEDTIYLQDLNENKEIINVNKAPITLEGKLIYNIENIMASIAALIALGLDINTIREGLQSFTNEEQNPGRFNMYNVHGTNVILDYGHNIEGYKVVLESVKKINHKRIIGVVGVPGDRTNSSMLKVGNICGENFDYIYVKEDRDKRGREHGEIADLLKKGILETGFKNSKLNIILDEEEALKKAIEFSEPGDLVIMFFEEFEPAANIVKNKIKKGKITKSETALA
- a CDS encoding cyanophycinase, which encodes MQKKIQGNLIIIGGAEDKKDGKDILKEVCKKIDKDKEELLIATVASELPEELGEEYTNIFKNLGVKNVKTLNINNRKDTHYEGNINLIKNASLIFFTGGDQLRITSLLGGTPLYRALERAYKEGCMFVGTSAGASVMSDTMIVSGLDDESPRKCTLKMAPGLSLIKGVIIDQHFAQRGRIGRLLTGIAENPQWLGIGIDEDTAIIVNPGGQFKVIGSGAVYIIDGTEISGTNVSEQYPDEILSIFDVKLHVLKNRDKFDLNYRRPI